GGCATGCACCAGCACCTCCGCATTCGGATAGCGATCGTGAATCGCGTTCTCCACCGCCACGCACAGATCATGCGCCTGTGACAGCGGCAGTTCACCTGGCAGCTCCAGGTGCAGCTGCACGAACCAGCGCGTCCCGGACACCCGTGTGCGGAAGTCATGGCAGCCATGCACGCCGGGCACTTCGCAGACCAGCTTCTGCATCTGCTCGCTGATCTCCGCGGATAGCTCGGTATCCATCAGCACCGCGCCGGCCTCACGGACGATGGTGATCGCGCTCCAGAAGATGTACAGCGCGATACCGATGCCGAACAGCGCGTCCACTCGCTCCCAGCCGAAGCTGGCCAGCACCAGCGCGAGCAGAATGCTGGTATTGAGCAAGAGGTCGGAGCGGTAATGCAGCGAGTCGGCGCGGATCGCGGTGGAGCCGGTGAGCTTGACCACGTGGTGCTGGTAGCTCAGCAGGATGGCGGTCATCAGCAGCGAGAAGACCATCACCGCGATGCCCATGCCCTGCGCGCCCAGCGGTTGCGGGTGCAGCAGGCGGTCGATGCCCTGCACGCCGACGAGGATCGCGCTGACGCAGATGAACGCCGCTTGCCCGAGCCCTGCCAGCGCCTCGGCCTTGCCGTGGCCGTAGCGATGATCGTCGTCGGCCGGACGCAGCGAGTAGTGCACCGCCAGCAGGTTGAGCAGCGACGCGGCGCCGTCGAGCAGCGAGTCGGTGAGGCCGGCGAGCAGGCTCACCGAGCCGCTCAGCCACCAGGCCACCGCCTTGCTCAGCGCCAGCACGATGGCCGTCGCTAATGCCGCAGCGGTGGCCCGGCGCATGAGCTGGGCGTGGTCGCGATTGATGCTCATCGCTGGTCGTTATCTGCGCGGGTCATCAGGCTGCGGGGCGCAGACCGAAGGCTGCCAGCTGCTCGACGCTGCCGTTGTGCTGGATCAGACGCGGATCGTCCAGCGGCAGGCTGCGGCCGATTTCCTTCTCGATGATGGCTTTCAGGCGGGTCTGATCGATCTGGCCGTCGGCGCCAATGGCTTCCTGCAGTTTTTCCGGGGCCATGGAGTACTCGTTAT
This DNA window, taken from Pseudomonas sp. FeN3W, encodes the following:
- a CDS encoding cation diffusion facilitator family transporter, with the translated sequence MSINRDHAQLMRRATAAALATAIVLALSKAVAWWLSGSVSLLAGLTDSLLDGAASLLNLLAVHYSLRPADDDHRYGHGKAEALAGLGQAAFICVSAILVGVQGIDRLLHPQPLGAQGMGIAVMVFSLLMTAILLSYQHHVVKLTGSTAIRADSLHYRSDLLLNTSILLALVLASFGWERVDALFGIGIALYIFWSAITIVREAGAVLMDTELSAEISEQMQKLVCEVPGVHGCHDFRTRVSGTRWFVQLHLELPGELPLSQAHDLCVAVENAIHDRYPNAEVLVHADPLEVAPPRR